Proteins encoded together in one Camelina sativa cultivar DH55 chromosome 9, Cs, whole genome shotgun sequence window:
- the LOC104715787 gene encoding putative F-box protein At3g58860 — protein sequence MDSDKMDLFNTLPDEVVSRILSSLSTKEAASTSVLAKRWRNLFAFVHDLYFDDSVFLYPKEGKREKDGILQSFMDFVERVLALQGDSPIKKFSLNVKIGVDPDRVDRWICNVLRRGVFHLYLFVDFEEVYPLPYEISVSKTLVELRIGYGVDLYSWGDDMFFPMLKTLVLELVEFGRGQFQKFLPACPVLEELTLVDMEWRDRNEILSSLSLKKLKITSEYGCLRTLSFDTPNLVFLDYYDFVAEDYQIVNLNSLVEVGLNLVVTKDLFHRARDNVWKLIHGIRNAQIFHISPVTFEVLSLCCEAMPVFKNLTILNVRSVMQQGWQAMPLLLRNCPRLESLYLGSGLLHTVTEKCGYVCDCISRKKKGRSLMSCPVKKIQIQGYRGTIRETHMIKHFLDYCPSLEEMEIIVEEKEPTLFEIPKWFELVEDTLMHYNEMSSCTVNFRALVPVYWRWTQK from the exons ATGGACTCGGATAAGATGGATCTCTTCAACACGTTACCTGACGAGGTTGTTTCTCGTATCTTGTCATCACTTTCAACGAAGGAGGCTGCTTCAACATCGGTTCTCGCAAAGAGGTGGCGTAATCTGTTTGCGTTTGTCCATGATCTCTATTTCGATGACTCTGTTTTCCTGTACCCCAAAGAAGGTAAACGGGAAAAAGATGGGATTCTCCAGAGTTTCATGGATTTCGTGGAAAGGGTTTTGGCATTGCAGGGTGATTCTCCCATTAAGAAGTTCTCCCTTAATGTTAAAATTGGTGTTGATCCTGATCGTGTGGATCGTTGGATATGTAATGTGTTGCGACGCGGTGTTTTTCACCTTTATCTATTCGTCGACTTTGAAGAGGTGTACCCACTGCCTTACGAGATATCTGTCAGTAAGACACTTGTTGAGCTGAGGATAGGGTATGGAGTTGATCTTTATTCGTGGGGAGATGACATGTTTTTTCCTATGCTTAAGACTCTTGTTCTTGAGTTAGTTGAGTTTGGTAGGGGTCAGTTTCAGAAATTTCTTCCTGCTTGTCCTGTCCTTGAGGAATTAACGTTGGTTGATATGGAGTGGAGAGATAGGAATGAGATCTTGTCAAGTTTAAGCCTCAAGAAGCTTAAGATTACCTCCGAATACGGCTGTTTACGCACTCTTTCATTCGATACACCGAATCTTGTTTTCTTAGACTACTATGATTTTGTTGCGGAGGATTATCAAATAGTAAACTTAAACAGCTTAGTTGAGGTTGGGCTCAACCTTGTTGTTACTAAGGATCTATTCCATCGAGCAAGAGATAATGTGTGGAAGCTTATTCATGGAATAAGAAATGCTCAGATATTTCACATATCCCCTGTCACTTTCGAG GTGCTTTCTCTTTGCTGTGAAGCAATGccggtttttaaaaaccttacaATTTTAAATGTTAGGAGTGTCATGCAGCAAGGATGGCAAGCAATGCCACTTCTTCTAAGAAACTGTCCACGTTTAGAAAGCCTATATCTTGGGTCA GGACTCTTACACACTGTTACAGAGAAATGTGGTTATGTTTGTGACTGCATTTCTAGGAAGAAGAAAGGTCGTTCGCTCATGTCTTGTCCTGTGAAGAAGATACAGATTCAAGGATATAGAGGAACAATTAGAGAGACGCACATGATAAAGCATTTCTTGGACTATTGTCCAAGTTTGGAGGAGATGGAGATAATTGTCGAAGAAAAGGAACCTACTCTGTTTGAAATCCCTAAATGGTTTGAACTTGTCGAGGACACGCTGATGCACTACAACGAGATGTCGAGTTGCACTGTTAATTTCAGGGCGCTCGTTCCCGTGTACTGGAGGTGGACTCAAAAATGA
- the LOC104712570 gene encoding uncharacterized protein LOC104712570, which translates to MGVETRSQVVEVRNHGVSAVDPLESRMSRLEDLVTEQNEQMKKHMAEQNQQMRTHMTEMFEALSRTTANRGKEVQREVEREESKFERGDNSQSYGRADPDSSSSKEVRSHQLDPPKVIRSDPVRTDAHYHYGNLTRLGKIDFPRFNGSQIKEWLFRVEEFFGVDYTPREMRVKMAAIHFDGHAATWHYSFVQSGIGLEVLYDWDGYVKLLRERFEDECDDPMAELKQLQETDGIIDYHQKFDLIKTRVTLS; encoded by the coding sequence ATGGGAGTTGAAACTCGTTCTCAGGTGGTTGAAGTTCGAAATCATGGAGTCTCGGCGGTGGATCCGTTGGAATCGCGGATGTCGCGTTTGGAAGATCTGGTGACGGAGCAAAACGAGCAAATGAAGAAACATATGGCGGAGCAGAACCAACAGATGAGGACGCATATGACGGAAATGTTCGAAGCTCTAAGCCGTACCACCGCTAATCGTGGAAAGGAAGTTCAAAGAGAAGTCGAACGGGAAGAATCGAAGTTTGAACGTGGTGATAACAGTCAAAGCTATGGTCGTGCTGATCCGGACTCTTCATCATCTAAGGAGGTTCGATCGCATCAATTAGATCCCCCAAAGGTTATCAGATCTGATCCGGTGAGGACTGATGCTCACTATCACTACGGTAATTTGACTCGTTTGGGTAAAATTGATTTCCCTCGGTTTAATGGTAGTCAGATTAAGGAGTGGTTGTTTAGGGTTGAAGAATTTTTTGGAGTTGATTACACACCTAGGGAGATGCGTGTTAAGATGGCTGCGATTCATTTCGATGGACATGCCGCAACTTGGCATTACTCATTTGTGCAGTCTGGTATTGGTCTCGAAGTGCTTTACGATTGGGATGGTTATGTGAAGTTGTTGCGAGAAAGGTTTGAAGATGAGTGCGATGATCCCATGGCAGAGTTGAAACAATTGCAAGAGACAGATGGTATCATTGATTATCATCAGAAGTTTGACCTTATTAAGACGAGAGTGACCTTATCTTAA
- the LOC104712571 gene encoding uncharacterized protein LOC104712571, whose amino-acid sequence MGRDFLVLSILILLLSGFVSSAPSANSPAKIVSGFISNHGSSLMKWLWSLKTTTKTKSPIATRSMVKFENGYSVETVFDGSKLGIEPYSIEVLPNGELLILDSENSNIYKISSSLSLYSRPRLVTGSPEGYPGHVDGRLRDAKLNHPKGLTVDDRGNIYVADTVNNAIRKIGEGGVTTIAGGKSVRNGGHVDGPSEDAKFSDDFDVVYVGSSCSLLVIDRGNKAIREIQLHFDDCAYQYGSGFPLGIAVLVAAGFFGYMLALLQRRVGSIVSSHNDQEMFEMDPDQKPMKPSRPSLIPTGDEQQEKQEETFVVSLGKLVSNAWDCVMEILKIKQTGGTSYQQYQGTTTKQSAVFNTSTPWPIQESFVIPEEDEPPPVEPRNPTPRKTYAFMSKDAEKMQQLRQSRAFYSSWDAEFPNQQQQQQKQHQKQQQHRRHYSSIPHTYYEQDSEKTNEVVFGAVQEQSSKRVAKPKPKPKAIESGDQMNNNTQQNLHYRAHSVNYPYGYYPYT is encoded by the exons ATGGGTAGAGACTTTCTTGTTCTGAGTATTCTCATTCTACTCCTTTCTGGGTTTGTATCTTCAGCTCCTTCAGCTAATTCTCCTGCAA aGATTGTAAGTGGGTTCATCTCAAATCATGGCTCTTCACTAATGAAATGGTTATGGTCACTCAAAACCACCACCAAAACAA aatcaCCGATTGCGACTAGATCGATGGTCAAATTCGAAAATGGGTATTCAGTAGAGACGGTGTTCGATGGAAGCAAGCTCGGTATTGAACCGTATTCGATTGAAGTCTTACCTAACGGCGAGCTACTTATTCTGGATTCTGAGAATAGTAATATCTACAAGATCTCATCTTCTCTTTCACTAT ATAGCAGGCCAAGACTGGTTACTGGCTCCCCTGAAGGGTATCCGGGTCATGTGGACGGGAGATTACGTGATGCGAAGCTGAATCATCCTAAGGGGCTTACGGTAGATGACAGAGGAAACATATATGTGGCTGACACTGTTAATAATGCTATCAGGAAGATAGGTGAAGGAG GAGTTACAACAATTGCTGGGGGTAAGTCAGTTCGAAATGGAGGGCATGTAGATGGACCAAGTGAAGATGCAAAGTTTTCAGAcgattttgatgttgtttacGTTGGAAGTAGTTGTTCACTGCTCGTTATTGACAGAGGAAACAAAGCCATCAGAGAGATTCAACTCCATTTCGACGACTGTGCTTATCAGTATGGAAGCGGGTTTCCTCTTG GAATTGCGGTTCTCGTAGCTGCAGGTTTCTTTGGTTATATGCTGGCTCTATTGCAACGTAGAGTCGGTTCTATCGTGTCTTCTCATAAC GATCAAGAAATGTTCGAAATGGATCCTGATCAAAAGCCTATGAAACCATCCAGACCATCTCTGATTCCAAccggagatgagcaacaagagaaacaagaggaaaCCTTTGTGGTTTCATTGGGAAAACTCGTTTCAAATGCTTGGGATTGTGTAATGGAGATCCTAAAAATAAAGCAGACAGGAGGAACCAGTTATCAGCAATACCAAGGGACGACGACAAAGCAGTCTGCTGTGTTTAACACATCAACTCCATGGCCGATTCAAGAGAGCTTTGTGATTCCAGAAGAAGACGAACCTCCTCCCGTTGAGCCAAGGAACCCAACTCCAAGAAAAACTTATGCTTTTATGTCCAAAGATGCAGAGAAAATGCAGCAGCTGCGTCAGAGCCGTGCATTTTACAGTAGCTGGGACGCTGAATTCCCTAatcagcaacagcagcagcaaaaGCAGCaccagaagcagcagcagcatcgAAGGCATTACTCGTCGATCCCACACACTTATTATGAGCAGGACAGTGAGAAAACTAATGAAGTAGTCTTTGGAGCAGTTCAAGAACAGAGCAGCAAGCGGGTGGCTAAGCCTAAGCCTAAGCCTAAGGCTATAGAGTCTGGTGATCAGATGAATAATAATACTCAACAGAATCTTCACTACAGAGCTCATTCTGTTAATTACCCTTATGGATACTATCCATATACATGA